Genomic DNA from Clostridium sp. BJN0013:
ATACATGAAAAGCCTCCAATAAAATTTTTCTCACAATAGTATACTATTCAAAAAACTGTTATTTGGAATGTTTACGTTTCGATTTTTCTTGATACATCTCTTAACCTTAAAAGTAAATTTCTATAATAAAAGCCCTGGCAGCACCAGAGCTTTTATGAATTATGGTAAAAACATATTGAGTGAGATAATAAAACATTTATAGGAGCATTAATTATTATATCCAAATTCAATAAATTCAAAACAAAAGAAAGCTTTATGCCTTGAAACCATTTACATGTCTTATAAAATCATATATCATATACTTATAAGGCTAACCCCCTTAATTAATTTTTCACAACCTAAAATAAGTTTAATTTTTTTAAATCAACACTCCAAATAGTATGATTATCAACCAATCATACTATTTTTTTGACCGATATATACCTTAAAGGTAAATTTATTTTAAGTTTGCTAGAGATTTTCTGGTAGGGTTTATTTTTGTTTAAATATATATTCACATAAAAAGCTGACCAAAGGCCAGCTAAAAAATTTAAAAGGAATAACTATACTTAAATAGTATGACCAAAATTTTCAAATTGCATATAATATATAGGAAACAATTTTAATTAAAATATAAGGTATTCTTTAAATAAAAATTTTTATAATAAAACTAATTTAATGAGATAAGTGTTTTTGTGACATTAAGCATTATACCCAACTTTAAACATTTTATATTTATTTTTCAAAAATTCATTTAATTACCTAGAGTATTTTTTATAGAACTGCACAAACTTTAAATGTAGCATCAAAGATTACTATTTAGAGAGGTGTTTATTATGACACGTAACAATAAGTTAGTAGTCCCAGAAGCCAGAAAAGCCTTGAACAGGTTTAAGGTGGAATCAGCCAAAGAGGTTGGAGTAAATTTAAAAGATGGCTACAATGGAGATCTAACTGCCAGAGAAGCTGGTTCAGTGGGTGGAAACATGGTTAAGAAAATGATTAAAGCCTATGAAGAAGACTTAAAATAATAAAGTAATGGGAAGCCTGTACCTTGAGGGGTGCAGGCTTTAATTAAGAC
This window encodes:
- a CDS encoding small, acid-soluble spore protein, alpha/beta type, which codes for MTRNNKLVVPEARKALNRFKVESAKEVGVNLKDGYNGDLTAREAGSVGGNMVKKMIKAYEEDLK